Proteins found in one Aspergillus puulaauensis MK2 DNA, chromosome 8, nearly complete sequence genomic segment:
- the akuA gene encoding putative DSB repair complex subunit Ku70 (BUSCO:EOG092617RY;~COG:L;~EggNog:ENOG410PFW8;~InterPro:IPR006165,IPR006164,IPR003034,IPR016194, IPR036465,IPR027388,IPR005160,IPR005161,IPR036361;~PFAM:PF03730,PF03731,PF02735,PF02037;~go_component: GO:0005634 - nucleus [Evidence IEA];~go_component: GO:0043564 - Ku70:Ku80 complex [Evidence IEA];~go_function: GO:0003677 - DNA binding [Evidence IEA];~go_function: GO:0003678 - DNA helicase activity [Evidence IEA];~go_function: GO:0003684 - damaged DNA binding [Evidence IEA];~go_function: GO:0042162 - telomeric DNA binding [Evidence IEA];~go_process: GO:0000723 - telomere maintenance [Evidence IEA];~go_process: GO:0006303 - double-strand break repair via nonhomologous end joining [Evidence IEA]): MAEDGQYHEEDVAGEEEELDETSYKSFRDAVLFAIEVSDSMLETRTSADPKKPSHESPATAALKCAYHLMQQRIISNPHDMIGVLLYGTKQSKFYNEDENSRGDLSYPNCYLLTDLDIPSAHEVLELRSLVEDEDKAKDVLVPSEEHVSMANVLFCANQIFTSKAPNFLSRRLFIVTDNDNPHGDNKSLRSAATVRAKDLYDLGVIIELFPISQVKHEFDTSRFYDDIIYKASPMDPEAPAYLKPDSKTTDSQDGISLLNGLLSSINSKSVPRRAQFSNLSLELGPNLKISVSGYILFKRQEPARSCFVWLGGEKPQIAKGVTTQIADDSARTIEKWEIKKAYKFGGDQVSFAPEEQKGLRDFGEPVIRIIGFKPLSALPFWANIKHPLFIYPSEEDYVGSTRVFSALYQKLLRDQKVALVWYIARKAMAPALGAMMAGEEKVDENGVQKFPPGMWIVPIPFADDVRQNPEATIEVAPEPLIDQMRTIIQQLQLPKGVYEPHKYPNPSLQWHYRILQALALDEDVPQQPEDKTLPKYRQIDKRAGDYVLSWSDELDKQYNIISAKGPQSTLAKRPAKGDAADKAGPPAKKIKAEGGGSGNHQEEVQRHYEKGTLSKMTVASLKEYLTTQGRSTAGKKAELVERVEELLETK, translated from the exons ATGGCTGAAGATGGTCAATACCACGAAGAGGACGTcgctggtgaggaggaggagctggacgagaCG AGCTACAAGTCATTTAGAGATGCCGTCCTCTTTGCCATTGAAGTCAGTGACTCGATGCTCGAAACTCGTACATCCGCAGACCCGAAGAAACCCAGCCATGAGTCGCCGGCTACCGCCGCGTTGAAGTGCGCATACCATCTTATGCAGCAACGAAtcatctccaacccccaTGACATGATTGGTGTTCTATTGTATGGAACAAAACAATCTAAATTCTACAACGAGGACGAAAACAGCCGCGGCGACTTATCATACCCCAACTGCTACCTCCTCACGGACCTTGATATCCCCTCTGCGCACGAGGTTCTCGAATTGCGGTCGCTGGTCGAGGACGAAGACAAAGCTAAGGATGTGCTTGTACCGTCGGAAGAGCATGTTTCCATGGCCAACGTATTGTTTTGCGCAAACCAAATATTCACATCAAAAGCTCCAAATTTCTTATCGCGCCGGCTGTTCATAGTCACTGATAACGATAACCCCCATGGAGATAACAAATCCCTCCGCTCTGCGGCGACTGTTCGTGCGAAAGACTTATACGACCTTGGCGTTATTATCGAATTGTTTCCAATTTCTCAAGTTAAACATGAATTCGACACTTCTAGGTTTTACGAT GATATCATATACAAAGCGTCCCCTATGGACCCAGAGGCTCCTGCCTATCTGAAGCCTGATTCGAAAACAACAGATTCCCAGGATGGTATCTCATTACTCAATGGTCTCTTGTCAAGCATCAATTCCAAGTCCGTACCACGCCGTGCGCAATTCTCAAACCTTTCTTTAGAGCTGGGCCCGAACCTGAAGATATCCGTGTCTGGCTATATTCTTTTCAAACGTCAGGAGCCGGCGAGGAGTTGTTTCGTGTGGCTAGGAGGGGAAAAGCCGCAAATCGCGAAGGGAGTTACTACACAGATCGCAGACGATTCAGCTCGAACTATTGAGAAATGGGAGATCAAGAAAGCATATAAATTCGGCGGGGACCAAGTCTCCTTCGCCccagaagaacaaaaaggTTTACGGGACTTCGGTGAGCCGGTGATTCGAATTATTGGATTCAAGCCACTTTCCGCCCTTCCTTTCTGGGCCAATATTAAGCATCCTCTATTTATCTACCCTTCCGAGGAAGACTATGTGGGTTCTACGCGAGTATTCTCCGCCTTGTATCAGAAACTCTTGAGGGACCAAAAGGTTGCGCTTGTCTGGTACATTGCACGCAAGGCGATGGCCCCAGCCCTTGGTGCAATGATGGCCGGCGAGGAGAAAGTTGATGAGAATGGCGTTCAAAAGTTCCCGCCGGGGATGTGGATCGTGCCAATTCCCTTCGCGGACGATGTTCGGCAGAACCCAGAGGCTACCATTGAAGTTGCTCCAGAGCCACTCATCGATCAGATGCGAACGATCATCCAGCAATTACAACTCCCAAAAGGTGTTTATGAGCCCCATAAATATCCCAACCCAT CGCTTCAATGGCATTATCGGATACTGCAAGCGCTTGCACTCGACGAAGATGTCCCTCAGCAACCAGAAGACAAGACACTTCCTAAATATCGACAAATAGACAAG CGCGCTGGTGACTACGTTCTTTCCTGGTCCGACGAACTGGACAAACAATACAACATAATATCCGCCAAAGGACCACAAAGCACACTCGCCAAAAGGCCTGCAAAAGGAGACGCAGCAGACAAAGCCGGGCCTCCGGCGAAGAAAATTAAGGCTGAAGGTGGTGGTTCCGGGAATCACCAGGAAGAAGTCCAGAGACACTATGAGAAGGGAACATTGTCCAAAATGACGGTAGCTTCTCTCAAGGAATATCTCACAACCCAGGGACGGTCAACCGCCGGTAAGAAGGCAGAGCTTGTTGAGCGGGTGGAGGAACTCCTTGAGACGAAATag